ACGTAATCGGCACTTGCCGGTTCGGCATGCGGCTCTCGAAGCAGCAGCACGACAGCGGCCCCCTGCAACATGCGTTCCATGGCGTCTGGGCACGCATGTTCGTCGTTGCGAATTCAGATACTCATTGGCAAAAGTACAAGGACTCGCGGGACGGCGAGACTTTGGCAATCTCACGCTTGATCTCCGCCGCGACACAGCGGGCGAGCATCACGCGCCGCCAATATCCCGCCGCGCCGTACTCGGCGGCATATTTCGCGCGCACGCTCCGCCGTATTTCTTCGAGCCCGGCCTGAAACTCAGCGCTTCCGTATAGCCGGGTCTCTCCGTCCGGGACGAATCGCATTGTCATCGGCACGAGCCCACCCCTGCTCGAGCGGTCTGTCGAACCAGATGCGCTTGCTGCCACACCACTCTGTAATCAGCCAGAAGACATTCAGCCGCCGCGGGCTCGGCTAGCTCTGAATGTAGGTTTTCAGGTAATGATTCTCTAGAACGCACTGCTCGTGATGTGCTTTGACCAGGTCACCAATGGAAACCAGGCCGACGAGCTCACCGTGATCGACAATGGGCAAATGCCGCAGACGACGCTCGGTCATCAATTGCATCGTGTCCTCGATCGAATCACCGGGTGCGGCCGTGACGACGTCGGTCGTCATGGCGGCGGTAACGGGCGTCTCGTCGAGCGGGTCGCGCTGCGCGGCGCAGGCTCGCAGGATGTCGCGCTCGGTCACGATGCCGACCATACGACGACTTGCCTGCGACGGGTCCATGACGATCAATGAACCGCAGTTGCACTTGACGAGTTTTTTCACCACTTGATCCAGTGTGGCGGACTCGTCGATTGCAAAGATCTCTGTCCCCTTGACGTTGAGAATGTCATTTAACGTCATTGCGGATCCCTCGAAAAAGAAATGGGGCGTTGCGAAGTGTCCGACGACTTGCCCGCCTCTCTGGTCCGCTGCCGCGCGATCGTTCCTACGGAA
This genomic interval from Pirellulales bacterium contains the following:
- a CDS encoding CBS domain-containing protein, which gives rise to MTLNDILNVKGTEIFAIDESATLDQVVKKLVKCNCGSLIVMDPSQASRRMVGIVTERDILRACAAQRDPLDETPVTAAMTTDVVTAAPGDSIEDTMQLMTERRLRHLPIVDHGELVGLVSIGDLVKAHHEQCVLENHYLKTYIQS